A single genomic interval of Nonomuraea rubra harbors:
- a CDS encoding extracellular solute-binding protein, whose amino-acid sequence MRRLLPSAAAVAALVLTVSACGGGGGETAAPPAQVSDPSKVSGEVTWWDTTRPDSEGPTFQALIKEFQAKYPQVKVNYVNVPSDQAQNQFQTAAQAGTGAPDVIRSEVAWTSQFASLGYLQPLDGTRAVDQPDDFLPGPLSSTKFNGKTYAVPQVTDTLALIYNKRLLKEAGHEEPPKTIAELKQTALDVKAKTGAAGLALNVDSYFLLPFMYGEGGDLLDVANKKIVVNSPANVKAMETVADLISSGAAPKPATTESYANAMTALKEGKAAMIYNGPWALSEIYQGKEFQDKENLGIAPVPAGSVKAAAPTGGWNLAIYAGSKNIPAAYEFVRFMTTAEAQAKIAKEISLLPTRTSAYSNPDVQGNADVAVFKPIMDTAVPRPWIPEGGQLFQPLLEGYQSLVGGKSGPADMLKAVDEQYRGIMKDWS is encoded by the coding sequence ATGCGACGACTCTTACCGTCCGCGGCGGCCGTTGCGGCACTCGTTCTGACGGTTTCCGCCTGTGGTGGCGGCGGTGGTGAGACCGCCGCTCCGCCTGCCCAGGTCTCCGACCCGTCGAAGGTGAGCGGCGAGGTGACGTGGTGGGACACGACGCGCCCCGACAGCGAGGGGCCGACGTTCCAGGCGTTGATCAAGGAGTTCCAGGCGAAGTATCCGCAGGTCAAGGTCAACTATGTGAACGTGCCCTCGGACCAGGCGCAGAACCAGTTCCAGACGGCCGCCCAGGCCGGGACCGGCGCGCCCGACGTGATCAGGTCGGAGGTGGCGTGGACGTCGCAGTTCGCGTCGCTGGGCTACCTGCAGCCCCTGGACGGCACCCGCGCGGTGGACCAGCCTGACGACTTCCTGCCAGGCCCGCTGAGCAGCACGAAGTTCAACGGCAAGACGTACGCCGTGCCGCAGGTCACCGACACGCTCGCGCTGATCTACAACAAGCGGCTGCTGAAGGAGGCCGGGCACGAGGAGCCGCCGAAGACCATCGCCGAGCTGAAGCAGACCGCGCTCGACGTCAAGGCCAAGACCGGCGCCGCCGGCCTGGCACTGAACGTCGACTCCTACTTCCTGCTGCCCTTCATGTACGGCGAGGGCGGCGACCTGCTCGACGTGGCCAACAAGAAGATCGTGGTCAACTCCCCGGCGAACGTGAAGGCCATGGAGACCGTGGCCGACCTGATCAGCTCGGGCGCCGCGCCCAAGCCCGCCACCACCGAGAGCTACGCCAACGCCATGACCGCGCTCAAGGAGGGCAAGGCGGCCATGATCTACAACGGGCCGTGGGCGCTGTCGGAGATCTACCAGGGCAAGGAGTTCCAGGACAAGGAGAACCTGGGCATCGCGCCGGTCCCGGCCGGCTCGGTCAAGGCGGCGGCCCCCACGGGCGGCTGGAACCTGGCCATCTACGCCGGCTCCAAGAACATCCCGGCCGCCTACGAGTTCGTCCGGTTCATGACCACGGCCGAGGCGCAGGCCAAGATCGCCAAGGAGATCAGCCTGCTGCCCACCCGCACCTCCGCCTACAGCAACCCCGACGTGCAGGGCAACGCGGACGTCGCGGTGTTCAAGCCGATCATGGACACCGCGGTGCCGCGCCCCTGGATCCCCGAGGGCGGGCAGCTCTTCCAGCCGCTGCTGGAGGGCTACCAGTCGCTGGTCGGCGGCAAGTCGGGGCCCGCGGACATGCTCAAGGCGGTCGACGAGCAGTACCGCGGGATCATGAAGGACTGGAGCTGA
- a CDS encoding carbohydrate ABC transporter permease produces MTVSTRRVTAAGESARGRRRERPGPLRRSFGNHWYAWAMVTPVLAVMLVLIGWPLARGVYLSLTDATEANIGRTIGVNVIPASYEFVGLENYARILTSGVFWDKLLWTVVWTAVCVALHYGIGLGLAVMLNRRLRFRSVYRVLLILPWAVPAFVAAFIWRYLYNSDYGVINGFLRLAGLGGVGWLDDPTTAKIAVIAVNVWIGVPFMMVALLGGLQSIPAELYEAAEVDGAGAWQRFTAITLPGLRQVSSTVVLLGTIWTFNMFPIIFLVTRGGPGSETEILVTYAFREAFTGIRNYSGSAAWGVIILAMLVVLAVGYRRTLRSQGDPW; encoded by the coding sequence GTGACGGTCTCCACCCGTAGGGTGACGGCCGCGGGCGAGTCCGCCCGCGGCCGTCGCCGCGAACGACCCGGGCCGCTGCGGCGCTCGTTCGGCAACCACTGGTACGCGTGGGCGATGGTCACCCCCGTGCTCGCGGTGATGCTGGTGTTGATCGGCTGGCCGCTGGCCCGCGGCGTCTACCTCTCGCTGACGGACGCCACCGAGGCCAACATCGGCCGCACCATCGGCGTGAACGTCATCCCCGCCTCCTACGAGTTCGTCGGCCTGGAGAACTACGCGCGGATCCTGACCAGCGGCGTGTTCTGGGACAAGCTGCTGTGGACCGTGGTCTGGACGGCGGTCTGCGTCGCCCTGCACTACGGCATCGGCCTCGGTCTGGCCGTGATGCTCAACCGCCGCCTGCGCTTCCGCTCGGTCTACCGGGTGCTGCTGATCCTGCCGTGGGCCGTGCCCGCGTTCGTGGCCGCCTTCATCTGGCGCTACCTCTACAACAGCGACTACGGCGTGATCAACGGCTTCCTCAGGCTGGCCGGGCTGGGCGGCGTGGGCTGGCTGGACGACCCGACCACGGCGAAGATCGCGGTGATCGCCGTGAACGTGTGGATCGGCGTGCCGTTCATGATGGTCGCCCTGCTCGGCGGGCTGCAGTCGATCCCGGCAGAGCTGTACGAGGCGGCCGAGGTGGACGGGGCGGGCGCCTGGCAGCGGTTCACGGCGATCACGCTGCCCGGGCTGCGCCAGGTGTCCAGCACGGTCGTGCTGCTGGGCACGATCTGGACGTTCAACATGTTCCCCATCATCTTCCTGGTCACGCGGGGCGGGCCGGGCAGCGAGACGGAGATCCTGGTCACCTACGCCTTCCGCGAGGCGTTCACCGGGATCCGCAACTACTCCGGCTCGGCGGCCTGGGGAGTGATCATCCTGGCCATGCTGGTCGTGCTGGCCGTCGGCTACCGCCGTACCCTGCGCAGTCAAGGAGATCCATGGTGA
- the pulA gene encoding pullulanase-type alpha-1,6-glucosidase, translating into MPITAEVPGTGFAQVTFAARIGDGPWRPVGTDDAPNGRTFRVFHDLRDVPAGMPLAYKAIVKDAAGAVASAAADATAGPEPAPEQPGTANRDWLVVHYQRADHDGWGLHLWGDAIADGTATDWASPRRRDGVDTFGAYWRVPLKNAELPLDYVIHRGDTKDPGADQHFTPAVQPEAYAVSGAQAVHPTRAAAENRVVLHYRRPDGNHDGWGLHVWGGAAEPTDWASPLPPVRADGFGAVFEVPLAEGAKSLSYIIHKGDDKDLPADQSLDVSASGHEVWRLAGTEGLVLPVPAATAADADLGKARAHWIDRDTVAWQAEPSLRHSLAFSDRGGIAYENGDLTGDLRLIRLVPGTLSEEQRRRWPHLAAYPALKVDPRDADLVRDALRGQVVAVARDAAGTLVAATGVQIPGVLDDLYAKAATATLGPSGQVVPRLALWAPTARKVELALYGSTGRTIHRMRRDDESGVWSVRGLPTWLGREYTYLVTVYSPKAGEVVTNEVTDPYSLDVTPDGERSRLVSLDAAAYRPPGWDRLAKPAAVPQDRASIYELHVRDFSASDATVPAALRGTYAAFQHDGAGLRELRALAADGLTHVHLLPAFDFATVPERAADRTEPSCDLAALPPDSEQQQECVARTAAKDSFNWGYDPLHYTVPEGSYATRPGERIKEFRGMVAGLNRAGLRVVMDVVYNHTHSTDVLDPIVPGYYHRLLDDGTVATSTCCANTAPEHLMMGKLVVDSVVTWAKQYKIDGFRFDLMGHHPKANLLAVRRALDELTLADDGVDGKSIILYGEGWNFGEVADGARFEQATQANLAGTGIGTFTDRLRDAVRGGTPFDADPRVQGFGSGLAGAPNGSPANGTAEQQRARLANYSDLIRIGLTGNLRDYVLPSGRKGSEIDYNGSPAGYTAAPGEAVTYVDAHDNETLFDALAYKLPQDTPMADRVRMQALSLATAVLSQGTTFVHAGTERLRSKSLDRNSYDSGDWFNRLLWDCAQGNGFGAGLPPRADNEAKWPYARPLLADPALRPGCADIDAARARYGELLRIRASSPAFALGTLEEVQRRLSFPDSAEGVITMHVDTEGLDPRWRSVTVVFNATPAEHTQAMPSPAGREVALHPVQAGSADPVVRTASADRATGTLTVPARTVAVFVGV; encoded by the coding sequence GTGCCGATCACCGCCGAGGTGCCCGGAACCGGGTTCGCCCAGGTGACGTTCGCCGCCAGGATCGGCGACGGGCCCTGGCGGCCCGTCGGCACCGACGACGCGCCCAACGGCCGCACGTTCCGCGTCTTCCACGACCTGCGGGACGTGCCCGCCGGGATGCCGCTCGCGTACAAGGCGATCGTGAAGGACGCGGCAGGCGCCGTCGCCTCGGCCGCGGCGGACGCGACAGCGGGCCCCGAGCCCGCCCCCGAGCAGCCCGGCACGGCGAACCGCGACTGGCTGGTGGTGCACTACCAGCGCGCCGACCACGACGGCTGGGGCCTGCACCTGTGGGGCGACGCGATCGCCGACGGCACGGCCACGGACTGGGCGAGCCCGCGCAGGCGGGACGGTGTGGACACCTTCGGCGCGTACTGGAGGGTTCCGCTGAAGAACGCGGAGCTCCCCCTCGACTACGTCATTCACCGCGGCGACACCAAGGATCCCGGCGCCGACCAGCACTTCACGCCCGCCGTGCAGCCGGAGGCGTACGCCGTGTCCGGCGCGCAGGCCGTCCACCCGACCAGGGCCGCGGCCGAGAACAGGGTCGTCCTGCATTACCGCCGCCCGGACGGGAACCATGACGGCTGGGGGCTGCACGTGTGGGGAGGCGCCGCGGAGCCCACCGACTGGGCCTCGCCGCTGCCGCCGGTACGCGCCGACGGCTTCGGGGCCGTGTTCGAGGTGCCGCTCGCCGAGGGGGCGAAGAGCCTGAGTTACATCATCCACAAGGGCGACGACAAGGATCTGCCCGCCGACCAGTCGCTCGACGTGTCCGCGTCTGGCCACGAGGTGTGGCGGCTGGCCGGCACCGAGGGGCTTGTGCTGCCGGTGCCCGCCGCCACGGCCGCGGACGCCGACCTGGGCAAGGCCAGGGCGCACTGGATCGACCGCGACACGGTGGCCTGGCAGGCCGAGCCGTCGCTGCGGCACTCCCTGGCCTTCAGCGACCGCGGCGGCATCGCCTACGAGAACGGCGACCTGACCGGTGACCTGCGGCTCATCCGGCTCGTGCCCGGCACGCTGAGCGAGGAGCAGCGGCGCCGGTGGCCGCACCTGGCCGCGTACCCGGCGCTGAAGGTGGACCCGCGCGACGCCGACCTCGTCCGCGACGCGCTGCGCGGCCAGGTCGTGGCCGTGGCGCGGGACGCCGCCGGCACGCTGGTGGCCGCGACCGGCGTGCAGATCCCCGGGGTGCTGGACGACCTGTACGCCAAGGCCGCCACCGCCACGCTCGGCCCGTCCGGGCAGGTCGTCCCCAGGCTCGCGCTCTGGGCGCCGACCGCGCGGAAGGTCGAGCTGGCCCTGTACGGCTCGACCGGCCGTACCATTCACCGGATGCGGCGCGACGACGAGAGCGGCGTGTGGTCGGTGCGCGGGCTGCCGACGTGGCTGGGGCGGGAGTATACGTACCTGGTCACGGTCTACTCCCCCAAGGCCGGCGAGGTCGTCACCAACGAGGTCACCGACCCGTACAGCCTGGACGTCACCCCCGACGGGGAGCGCAGCAGGCTCGTCAGCCTCGACGCCGCCGCGTACCGGCCACCCGGCTGGGACCGGCTGGCCAAGCCCGCCGCGGTGCCGCAGGACAGGGCCTCGATCTACGAGCTGCACGTGCGCGACTTCTCCGCCTCCGACGCCACCGTCCCCGCGGCGCTGCGCGGCACGTACGCGGCCTTCCAGCACGACGGCGCCGGCCTGCGCGAGCTGCGGGCGCTGGCCGCCGACGGGCTGACGCACGTGCACCTGCTGCCCGCGTTCGACTTCGCCACGGTGCCGGAGCGGGCGGCCGACCGCACGGAGCCGTCCTGCGACCTGGCGGCGCTGCCGCCCGACTCCGAGCAGCAGCAGGAGTGCGTGGCGCGCACGGCCGCGAAGGACTCCTTCAACTGGGGGTACGACCCGCTGCACTACACGGTGCCGGAGGGCTCGTACGCGACCAGGCCCGGCGAGCGGATCAAGGAGTTCCGCGGCATGGTCGCCGGGCTCAACCGGGCGGGGCTGCGCGTGGTCATGGACGTGGTCTACAACCACACGCACTCCACCGACGTGCTCGACCCGATCGTGCCCGGCTACTACCACCGGCTCCTCGACGACGGCACCGTGGCCACCTCCACCTGCTGCGCCAACACCGCGCCCGAGCACCTGATGATGGGCAAGCTCGTGGTGGACTCGGTCGTCACGTGGGCGAAGCAGTACAAGATCGACGGCTTCCGCTTCGACCTCATGGGCCACCACCCGAAGGCGAACCTGCTCGCCGTCCGCCGGGCCCTCGACGAGCTGACCCTGGCCGACGACGGCGTGGACGGCAAGTCGATCATCCTGTACGGCGAGGGCTGGAACTTCGGCGAGGTGGCCGACGGCGCCCGCTTCGAGCAGGCCACGCAGGCGAACCTGGCCGGCACCGGCATCGGCACGTTCACCGACCGGCTGCGGGACGCGGTGCGCGGCGGCACCCCGTTCGACGCCGACCCGCGCGTGCAGGGCTTCGGCTCCGGGCTGGCCGGGGCGCCCAACGGCTCCCCCGCCAACGGCACCGCCGAGCAACAGCGGGCCCGCCTGGCGAACTACTCCGACCTGATCAGGATCGGCCTGACCGGGAACCTGCGCGACTACGTGCTGCCGTCCGGCAGGAAGGGCTCGGAGATCGACTACAACGGCTCGCCCGCCGGGTACACCGCCGCTCCGGGTGAGGCGGTGACGTACGTGGACGCGCACGACAACGAGACGCTGTTCGACGCGCTGGCGTACAAGCTGCCGCAGGACACGCCGATGGCGGACCGGGTGCGCATGCAGGCGTTGTCGCTGGCCACGGCGGTGCTGTCGCAGGGGACGACGTTCGTGCACGCGGGCACCGAGCGGCTGCGCTCGAAGTCGCTCGACCGCAACTCCTACGACTCGGGCGACTGGTTCAACCGGTTGTTGTGGGACTGCGCGCAGGGCAACGGCTTCGGCGCCGGCCTGCCGCCCCGGGCGGACAACGAGGCCAAGTGGCCCTACGCCCGCCCGCTGCTCGCCGACCCGGCGCTGCGGCCCGGCTGCGCGGACATCGACGCCGCCCGCGCGCGGTACGGGGAGCTGCTGCGGATCAGGGCGTCGTCACCGGCGTTCGCGCTGGGGACGCTGGAGGAGGTGCAGCGGCGGCTGTCGTTCCCGGACTCGGCGGAGGGCGTCATCACCATGCACGTGGACACCGAGGGGCTCGACCCGCGCTGGAGGTCGGTCACGGTCGTCTTCAACGCGACCCCGGCGGAGCACACGCAGGCGATGCCGTCGCCGGCGGGCCGGGAGGTGGCGCTGCACCCCGTACAGGCGGGCTCGGCCGACCCGGTCGTCCGCACGGCGTCGGCCGACCGGGCCACGGGCACGCTGACCGTCCCGGCCCGCACGGTCGCGGTCTTCGTGGGCGTGTGA